A stretch of Campylobacter gracilis DNA encodes these proteins:
- a CDS encoding prephenate dehydrogenase gives MKIGIIGLGLIGGSLGLCLKSTKIISAVYGCDISRENEKEALRLGLVHEILSLEQMKQSCDAIFLAIPVEAIIETLQKLSDCRSETTIIDLGSTKFKILQNCPPQIRRNFIAAHPMAGTENSGPQAAFKELLNGAVVVICDDHGADEVHIKRAVEIFSFAGMKIVFMDAKSHDHHVALISHLPHAISYSLVNSVLKEENRRNIINLAGGSFSGMSRIAKSSPQMWVDIFKQNRTNLLGAIDAFKNELDLCVGMIRDERWDELEAWMYEARKLRDII, from the coding sequence ATGAAGATAGGAATTATCGGCTTGGGTCTCATCGGCGGCTCTCTTGGGCTATGTCTAAAAAGCACCAAAATAATTAGCGCCGTCTATGGCTGCGACATCAGCCGTGAAAATGAAAAAGAAGCTCTGCGGCTCGGACTAGTGCATGAAATTTTAAGTCTGGAGCAGATGAAGCAAAGCTGCGACGCGATATTTCTTGCAATCCCCGTGGAGGCAATTATTGAGACGTTGCAAAAACTAAGCGACTGCAGAAGCGAGACGACGATCATCGATCTGGGAAGCACGAAATTTAAAATTTTGCAAAACTGCCCGCCGCAGATCAGACGAAATTTCATTGCGGCTCACCCAATGGCTGGTACCGAAAACTCCGGTCCGCAAGCGGCGTTTAAAGAGCTTTTAAACGGCGCAGTAGTCGTCATCTGTGACGATCACGGTGCGGACGAAGTGCATATCAAACGAGCGGTCGAAATTTTTTCGTTCGCGGGGATGAAGATCGTATTTATGGACGCAAAAAGCCACGATCACCACGTGGCGCTCATCTCGCACCTGCCCCACGCGATCAGCTATTCGCTCGTAAACAGCGTGCTAAAAGAGGAAAATCGCCGCAACATCATAAATTTAGCCGGCGGCAGCTTCTCGGGCATGAGCCGTATCGCCAAAAGCTCGCCGCAGATGTGGGTCGATATTTTCAAGCAAAACCGCACGAACCTACTGGGCGCGATCGATGCTTTTAAAAACGAGCTTGATCTTTGCGTGGGGATGATTCGTGACGAGCGCTGGGATGAGCTTGAGGCGTGGATGTATGAAGCGCGCAAACTAAGGGATATTATTTAA
- the bamA gene encoding outer membrane protein assembly factor BamA, giving the protein MKKSVFLLLVGGISVACAAQIKSIKFEGLRHLSPQVAQQISGLKVGDELNGENTNAAISKLFEQGYFSDVYISEQGGAVTINVTEKPTIAKVEIKNVVTNDRDKINELIGLRPGQVYDEVAAKKAETRIKQYYEVKGFFDTVVEFYPKPINDDKSVILLTIEVNRGENIIIDKVNLVGADKLDYDDIEPSVANKERETLGWMWGFNDGKVKTAELPNDANRIQEEYYKKGYLDAQVSAPLLNADMDNYTADLTYYISEGEQYTVSSVDIEYPADIIKLDKEKVLDDFKLQKGDTMNSERLRRDMNTLETLVADQGYAYVRIVPKTKQDKEARTVAITYQVIPEDKVYIRNVTISGNDKTEDKVIRREMYLTEGNLYSKTDYNDSLNSLKRTGYFDEVEIKENRVSNDQIDLEVAVKEAPTGSITGGIGYGSEDGILLSGGISDRNVFGTGLHGAFSVEKSDDQLSGRLSLTNPRVFDSEYSLGGSIFANDYDWDDYDEKSYGFSITGGRKIGRNTDVSLTYYLEKSEIKGLNEYYAKAGYLDGKNLKSSIIPSITYNSTDDYYLPRSGMIASASLEYAGLGGDMDYTKARGSFNYYFGLRDYIDHDIIFRYKAATGYMWEGNKKIPINEKLFLGGMKSIRGYEGRSIPKKEICLNANNCRYIETGGMQSFNNSFELSFPVVDRLKMRFVTFFDYGMIGDHDWNEEERYSTGAGIEWMTPMGPLQLYFVKPLNKKPHDDTNSFEFSIGARFN; this is encoded by the coding sequence ATGAAAAAAAGCGTTTTTTTACTCTTAGTAGGCGGGATTTCCGTGGCGTGCGCCGCGCAGATCAAATCCATTAAATTTGAAGGTCTTAGGCATCTCTCTCCACAGGTCGCACAGCAAATTTCAGGACTTAAGGTAGGCGATGAGCTTAACGGAGAAAACACCAATGCTGCGATTTCAAAGCTATTTGAGCAGGGCTATTTCAGCGACGTTTATATCAGCGAACAAGGCGGCGCGGTCACTATCAATGTAACCGAAAAACCGACTATCGCTAAGGTCGAGATCAAAAACGTAGTTACCAACGACCGCGACAAGATCAATGAGCTCATCGGCTTGCGTCCGGGTCAGGTTTACGACGAGGTGGCTGCTAAAAAAGCGGAGACCCGTATCAAGCAATACTACGAAGTCAAGGGCTTTTTTGACACCGTGGTGGAATTTTATCCAAAGCCGATAAACGACGATAAATCTGTCATCTTGCTAACGATCGAGGTAAATCGCGGCGAAAATATCATCATCGATAAGGTAAATTTGGTGGGCGCGGACAAGCTCGACTATGACGATATTGAGCCATCCGTCGCCAATAAAGAACGCGAGACGCTGGGCTGGATGTGGGGCTTTAACGATGGCAAGGTAAAAACCGCCGAGCTTCCTAACGACGCAAATAGAATTCAAGAAGAATATTATAAAAAAGGCTACTTAGACGCGCAGGTTTCGGCGCCGCTACTTAATGCCGATATGGATAATTACACTGCTGATCTTACCTACTATATCAGCGAGGGCGAGCAATACACCGTAAGCTCCGTAGATATCGAGTATCCTGCAGATATAATCAAGCTTGATAAAGAAAAGGTTCTGGACGATTTTAAGCTTCAAAAGGGTGATACAATGAATTCCGAGCGTTTGCGCCGCGATATGAATACGCTAGAGACTTTAGTCGCCGATCAGGGATACGCCTATGTGCGCATCGTGCCTAAGACTAAGCAGGACAAAGAAGCTCGCACGGTCGCTATCACGTATCAAGTCATCCCGGAGGATAAAGTCTATATTAGAAACGTAACGATCTCGGGTAACGATAAGACCGAGGATAAGGTCATCCGTCGCGAGATGTATCTGACCGAGGGAAATTTATATAGCAAAACCGACTACAACGATTCGTTAAATTCTTTAAAACGCACGGGGTATTTCGATGAGGTGGAGATTAAAGAAAACCGCGTTTCTAACGATCAGATCGATCTTGAAGTCGCAGTTAAAGAAGCTCCTACGGGCTCTATCACGGGTGGTATCGGATATGGCAGCGAGGATGGAATTTTACTTAGCGGTGGTATCAGCGATCGTAATGTATTCGGCACCGGCTTGCACGGCGCATTCTCGGTTGAAAAGAGCGACGATCAGTTAAGCGGACGTTTGAGCTTAACCAATCCTAGAGTGTTTGATTCTGAGTATAGCTTGGGCGGATCGATCTTCGCCAATGATTACGACTGGGACGACTACGATGAGAAATCTTACGGATTTTCAATCACGGGCGGTCGCAAGATCGGACGCAATACCGATGTAAGCCTTACATATTATCTAGAAAAAAGCGAGATTAAGGGCTTAAACGAATATTACGCCAAAGCAGGCTATCTAGATGGTAAGAATTTAAAAAGCTCGATTATCCCGTCTATTACATACAACAGCACCGATGATTATTACTTACCAAGAAGCGGTATGATCGCAAGTGCTAGCTTAGAATACGCGGGTCTTGGCGGCGATATGGACTACACCAAGGCGCGAGGATCATTTAACTACTACTTTGGCTTGCGAGATTATATCGATCACGACATTATCTTTAGATACAAAGCTGCAACGGGCTATATGTGGGAAGGTAATAAAAAGATCCCGATCAACGAAAAACTATTCCTAGGCGGAATGAAAAGCATTAGAGGCTACGAAGGTCGCAGTATCCCGAAAAAAGAGATCTGCTTAAATGCAAATAATTGCCGCTATATCGAAACAGGCGGTATGCAGAGCTTCAATAACTCCTTTGAGCTAAGCTTTCCGGTGGTAGATAGGCTTAAAATGCGCTTTGTAACGTTTTTTGACTACGGAATGATCGGCGATCATGACTGGAATGAAGAGGAGCGCTACAGCACGGGTGCTGGTATCGAGTGGATGACGCCGATGGGGCCTTTGCAACTATACTTCGTTAAGCCGCTTAATAAAAAGCCGCACGATGACACAAATAGCTTCGAATTTAGTATCGGTGCTAGATTTAATTAA
- the pgp6 gene encoding peptidoglycan metallopeptidase Pgp6: MRRNGNGTKLKILIFLIIICALVYGIFRIFTSPKFEKNPPQIALENEIYWNLTSPLKIKISDDTGIKVVRVNLNDGASTIPLLNEELNVPQTTLELAVQFPKNLMLNKDKNYKLEVFANDISSWNFAQGNKSVKTANIIIDDKKPLINIINQSYKITKGGSAVVVFSAKDERLNEVYVKTNYGKIFKAIPFVKEGYYASLVAWPANLEEFRAEAVATDRAGNESISQIKYFYQDKKYKVSTIKLNSGFINGKVSDLASQYAQNFNSMSDLEKFKFVNETLRKKNGDDLHAATSAVHEDKINGFELKPFYPLAKGAAVASFADHRIFFMNDEQVSESWHMGLDLASVANADIKESNYGKVVFAQENGIFGLNLGIYYGFGLYGIYGHCSATQLSVGSDVKPGDILAQTGSSGFAFGDHLHFGIVVQGVDVRPEEWMDPKWMKDNITDVLESSKKVIEKGK; this comes from the coding sequence ATGCGTAGAAATGGCAATGGAACGAAGCTTAAAATTTTAATATTTCTTATTATAATATGCGCTTTGGTTTATGGAATTTTTAGAATTTTCACCTCGCCGAAATTTGAAAAAAATCCTCCGCAAATTGCGCTGGAAAATGAAATTTATTGGAATTTAACCTCGCCCTTGAAGATTAAAATTTCAGACGATACCGGCATTAAGGTTGTCCGCGTAAACTTAAACGACGGAGCCAGCACGATACCTCTACTAAATGAGGAGCTAAACGTTCCGCAAACGACGCTAGAGCTTGCCGTGCAATTTCCTAAAAATTTGATGCTTAATAAAGATAAAAACTACAAGCTCGAAGTTTTCGCAAATGACATTAGCTCGTGGAATTTTGCGCAAGGAAATAAGAGCGTAAAAACGGCAAATATAATAATAGACGACAAAAAGCCCCTCATAAATATCATCAATCAATCCTATAAAATCACCAAAGGTGGTAGCGCTGTAGTTGTATTCTCAGCTAAAGACGAGCGCCTAAATGAAGTCTATGTCAAAACCAACTATGGCAAAATTTTTAAAGCGATTCCTTTCGTAAAAGAGGGTTATTATGCGTCTCTCGTAGCATGGCCTGCAAATTTAGAGGAATTTCGCGCAGAAGCGGTCGCCACCGATCGTGCAGGCAACGAAAGCATTTCGCAGATCAAGTATTTTTATCAGGACAAAAAATACAAAGTCTCTACTATCAAGCTAAATTCTGGTTTTATTAACGGCAAGGTAAGCGATCTGGCTAGTCAATACGCGCAGAATTTTAACTCAATGAGCGATCTGGAGAAATTTAAATTCGTAAATGAAACTTTACGTAAGAAAAACGGAGACGATCTGCACGCTGCTACTAGCGCGGTGCACGAAGATAAAATAAATGGATTTGAGCTAAAGCCTTTTTATCCGCTTGCTAAAGGCGCAGCGGTAGCAAGCTTTGCCGATCATCGGATATTTTTTATGAACGACGAACAAGTAAGCGAGTCATGGCATATGGGGCTCGATCTAGCAAGCGTTGCAAACGCCGATATCAAAGAGAGCAACTATGGCAAAGTAGTTTTTGCGCAGGAAAATGGAATTTTCGGATTAAATTTGGGAATTTACTATGGCTTTGGATTATACGGCATCTACGGACACTGCTCGGCGACGCAGTTAAGTGTGGGCAGCGATGTAAAGCCGGGCGACATTCTAGCACAGACGGGCTCAAGCGGTTTTGCTTTCGGAGATCATCTGCATTTTGGCATCGTAGTTCAGGGCGTGGACGTAAGACCCGAGGAGTGGATGGATCCTAAGTGGATGAAAGATAACATTACCGACGTCTTAGAATCGTCCAAAAAAGTAATAGAAAAAGGTAAGTAA
- the lpxC gene encoding UDP-3-O-acyl-N-acetylglucosamine deacetylase: protein MRQTTIAKKVHNVGIGLHKGEPIRLTLEPLEAGSGIVFYRSDLGVSFKAEPKNVINTQMATVVGNEKGYISTIEHLMSAINAYGIDNIRIIVDANEIPVMDGSSASFCMLLDEAGVRELDANKKALIIKRAVEIREGDKLVRLSPSKSPKFDYTIKFSHPLIGTQHHVFEFSKKAYLKEISRARTFGFLKDVQALRSMGLALGGSLENAVVIDENKILNPEGLRFENEFVRHKILDAIGDLALVGAPILGDYTAFAGSHDLNHKLTLAVLADAKNFELVDLTAEVVREYQKVFA from the coding sequence ATGAGACAGACAACGATAGCTAAGAAAGTCCATAACGTCGGCATCGGGCTGCACAAAGGTGAGCCTATCAGACTTACGTTAGAGCCTTTAGAGGCAGGCAGTGGAATCGTATTTTATAGAAGCGATCTTGGCGTTAGTTTTAAAGCCGAGCCGAAAAATGTCATAAATACGCAAATGGCAACTGTCGTAGGAAATGAGAAGGGCTATATATCAACGATAGAGCATCTAATGAGCGCTATTAATGCCTATGGCATCGATAATATCCGTATTATCGTCGATGCTAATGAAATTCCTGTGATGGACGGAAGCTCCGCGAGCTTTTGTATGCTTTTGGACGAAGCGGGAGTAAGAGAGCTCGACGCTAATAAAAAAGCTCTCATTATCAAGCGTGCCGTGGAGATTCGTGAGGGCGATAAGCTCGTACGGCTAAGTCCTAGCAAGAGCCCGAAATTTGATTATACGATTAAATTTAGCCATCCGCTCATCGGCACTCAGCACCATGTTTTTGAATTTAGCAAAAAAGCCTATCTTAAAGAAATTTCGCGCGCCAGAACTTTTGGATTTTTAAAAGATGTACAGGCGCTACGCTCCATGGGGTTAGCTCTAGGCGGCAGCTTGGAAAACGCCGTCGTAATCGATGAGAATAAAATTTTAAATCCCGAGGGTTTGCGCTTTGAAAATGAGTTTGTCCGCCATAAAATTTTAGACGCGATCGGCGATCTTGCGCTCGTGGGTGCTCCGATTTTGGGCGATTATACGGCATTCGCGGGAAGCCACGATCTAAATCATAAGCTCACTTTGGCGGTCCTTGCCGATGCGAAAAATTTCGAGCTAGTAGATCTTACCGCCGAGGTCGTGCGCGAGTATCAAAAAGTCTTTGCTTAA